The following proteins are co-located in the Acidimicrobiia bacterium genome:
- a CDS encoding SAM-dependent methyltransferase encodes MIGKSRSLPRRSLRRSLRLFCGFLAERSDPETFYTALAEDTCEILSAFVDFSRSSVLDIGGGPGYFAEAASKRGARTITVDCSVQELSLHGRQPNLAVLGDGIALPIKDDSFDLVHTSNVLEHVPSVSDFLDETIRVTKSSGIIFVSFTVWLSLWGGHETSPWHLLGGERAARRYHRKHGKPPKNRFQESLFPVYISDFERLVKNRPNVSILESFPRYYPHWASFLARLPLMREFATWNYAAILSKA; translated from the coding sequence ATGATCGGAAAATCGAGGTCTTTACCACGACGGAGCCTTCGGCGGTCGCTCCGGCTTTTTTGCGGCTTTTTGGCCGAGCGGAGCGACCCCGAAACCTTCTATACAGCTTTGGCAGAGGACACTTGCGAAATTCTCTCAGCCTTCGTGGACTTTTCAAGGAGTTCGGTCCTGGACATCGGAGGCGGGCCCGGCTACTTCGCAGAAGCCGCATCGAAACGGGGGGCGAGGACGATTACAGTTGACTGCTCGGTCCAAGAGCTCTCGCTCCATGGTCGACAGCCTAATTTGGCGGTGTTGGGAGACGGCATTGCGCTTCCTATAAAGGATGATAGTTTCGACCTGGTCCACACTTCGAACGTATTGGAGCATGTGCCGTCAGTCTCTGACTTCTTGGACGAGACGATCCGTGTGACCAAAAGCTCTGGAATCATCTTCGTTTCTTTTACAGTGTGGCTTTCTCTTTGGGGTGGGCACGAAACATCGCCGTGGCATCTTCTGGGAGGTGAGAGAGCAGCCAGACGTTATCACCGAAAACACGGGAAACCTCCCAAGAACCGTTTTCAAGAGAGTTTGTTTCCTGTGTACATTTCGGATTTCGAGAGACTCGTAAAGAACCGGCCTAACGTCTCGATACTGGAGTCCTTTCCCCGCTACTACCCGCACTGGGCGTCATTCCTGGCTCGACTACCACTTATGCGAGAGTTCGCCACTTGGAACTACGCAGCGATTCTCTCGAAGGCATAA
- a CDS encoding ABC transporter, with protein MIKTRGTRSGRLKRANSGPNSRLSTAPDTKEGAEEYLASHPLKRAWADIRPMWKQMLLASIFVIAGALARLAVPQAVRFGIDNGAAKGKAGVTNLLVAFAVGLFALAATYLFTRLQILKVSQLSEAYLLHLRRKVFAHIHSLDVDFFDKELTGRLVARMTSDVESLQNFAIQGLIVLISSALGFLLSLAVLVQMSWRLTVAALSVLPALVLATIVFRRRANPAYLQVRERVSQVMARLQENLTGVRVVQAYAREAKDAEKFEGLNEAQFEAQLDTARLQSLYFPAVEFLGMASVAIVLGYGSYLAASGAIGFGVVAAFLLYLSNVFEPIQQVSMLYNEFQAASAALRKLYGVLDVEPNLMDHPEARPLVVREGRICFENVSFYYEPPKPALDHVTVEIPAGARVAVVGKTGAGKSTLVKLAARFYDPDSGKVSIDDQDLACVTLRSVREQIVFVPQEGFIFSGTVWQNIAMDWDPNLRQDAIDSARDLGLDPIFEALPEGFDTKLTGQGQILSAGQRQLISLARAYFAQPIVLLLDEAASSVDPLTATAIEAALAALLDGRTSVTIAHRLTTASRADLIVVMSEGKIAEVGTHQDLLKREGHYAALWASWSRSASVD; from the coding sequence GTGATCAAGACGCGGGGCACGAGATCTGGACGCCTGAAGCGCGCAAATTCAGGACCGAATTCGAGGCTTTCTACAGCTCCCGATACCAAAGAAGGCGCCGAAGAATACCTTGCCTCGCATCCACTAAAGCGGGCATGGGCCGACATCCGCCCAATGTGGAAGCAGATGCTGCTCGCGTCGATTTTCGTGATCGCCGGAGCATTGGCGCGATTGGCGGTGCCTCAGGCTGTGCGGTTTGGGATCGACAACGGTGCAGCAAAGGGAAAGGCCGGGGTTACGAACTTATTGGTGGCTTTTGCTGTTGGACTCTTCGCCCTCGCAGCAACATACCTTTTTACTAGGCTGCAAATCCTAAAGGTTTCCCAGTTATCCGAGGCGTACCTGCTTCATCTGAGAAGAAAGGTATTTGCTCACATCCACAGCCTCGATGTGGACTTCTTCGACAAGGAGCTGACGGGCCGTTTGGTGGCACGGATGACGTCAGATGTCGAGTCTCTCCAGAACTTTGCGATTCAGGGGCTAATAGTCCTCATCTCATCGGCCCTCGGCTTTCTACTTTCTCTTGCTGTCCTGGTGCAGATGTCGTGGCGACTCACCGTCGCTGCCCTCTCGGTTCTACCGGCTTTAGTGCTGGCCACGATTGTTTTCAGGCGGAGAGCCAACCCTGCTTACTTGCAAGTTAGAGAACGAGTGTCGCAGGTGATGGCACGCCTTCAGGAGAATCTTACCGGAGTGCGAGTGGTGCAAGCCTATGCTCGGGAAGCTAAAGATGCCGAAAAATTCGAGGGCCTGAACGAAGCTCAGTTCGAAGCCCAGCTCGACACAGCACGCCTTCAATCTCTCTACTTTCCAGCTGTGGAATTTTTGGGTATGGCCTCGGTGGCTATTGTGCTGGGCTACGGTAGTTACCTAGCTGCCTCAGGAGCGATTGGATTCGGGGTTGTCGCTGCCTTCCTCTTGTACCTTTCCAACGTATTCGAACCCATTCAGCAGGTATCGATGCTGTACAACGAGTTCCAAGCGGCTTCGGCGGCCTTGAGAAAGCTCTACGGAGTACTAGACGTAGAGCCCAACCTAATGGATCACCCTGAGGCCCGTCCTCTTGTGGTACGGGAGGGAAGGATTTGTTTTGAGAACGTAAGTTTCTATTACGAACCTCCCAAGCCAGCGCTGGATCACGTGACTGTAGAGATTCCAGCAGGCGCCAGGGTCGCGGTGGTCGGCAAGACTGGAGCTGGCAAATCGACTCTCGTAAAACTAGCCGCTCGCTTCTACGACCCAGATTCCGGCAAGGTATCCATCGATGATCAGGATCTAGCTTGCGTAACACTGCGTTCTGTACGCGAGCAGATCGTATTCGTTCCTCAGGAGGGATTCATTTTTTCAGGGACCGTGTGGCAGAACATTGCGATGGATTGGGACCCTAATCTCAGGCAAGATGCAATAGATTCTGCGCGAGATCTCGGTTTGGACCCTATCTTCGAAGCTCTTCCGGAAGGATTCGACACCAAATTGACAGGGCAGGGACAGATTCTCTCTGCAGGTCAGCGCCAGCTCATTTCCTTGGCTCGGGCGTACTTTGCTCAGCCGATAGTGCTGCTATTGGATGAGGCAGCCTCTTCTGTCGATCCGTTAACCGCAACGGCTATCGAAGCTGCGCTTGCAGCATTACTCGATGGGCGTACGTCTGTGACAATAGCTCACCGCCTAACCACGGCATCCAGAGCCGATCTCATAGTAGTGATGTCGGAGGGGAAGATAGCAGAGGTGGGGACCCACCAGGATTTACTCAAAAGAGAGGGTCACTACGCCGCTCTTTGGGCCAGCTGGTCACGGTCGGCTTCAGTTGACTAG
- the sufB gene encoding Fe-S cluster assembly protein SufB: MATAEVDIGAYKLGWRDPEVYEFKPEKGLSEEIVRRISEMKGEPEWMRRFRLRALKLFWNKPMPRWGGDLSEIDFDDIYYYIKPKGVGAHSWDEVPEEIRKTYDRLGIPEAERKYLAGVTAQYESEVVYHRNIEELERQGVIFCDMDTALKEYPDLVKQYFGRVIPPNDNKFAALNSAVWSGGSFIYCPEGVSVEMPLQAYFRINAENMGQFERTLIIAEPGSYVHYIEGCSAPIYSTDSLHAAVVEIIVKPGARVRYTTIQNWSNNVYNLVTKRAAAYQEATMEWIDGNLGSKLTMKYPSVYMLGPKARGEVLSIAFAGKGQHQDAGAKMVHAAPETSSQIVSKSISKDGGRAGYRGLVRVEKGAHKVKSNVRCDALILDEKSRSDTYPYIEFREKDAQIGHEATVSKVGEDQLFYLMNRGLPENEAMSMIVNGFIEPVAKTLPMEYAVELSRLIELQMEGSVG, from the coding sequence ATGGCAACGGCGGAAGTAGACATCGGCGCGTACAAGCTCGGGTGGCGAGACCCAGAGGTCTACGAGTTCAAACCCGAGAAGGGGCTATCAGAAGAGATTGTTCGCCGTATCAGCGAGATGAAGGGCGAGCCGGAGTGGATGAGGAGGTTTCGCTTGCGCGCCCTCAAGCTGTTCTGGAACAAGCCTATGCCGAGGTGGGGCGGCGATCTTTCAGAGATCGACTTTGACGACATCTACTACTACATAAAGCCGAAAGGAGTTGGGGCGCACTCGTGGGACGAGGTTCCAGAAGAGATCAGAAAGACCTACGACCGGCTTGGCATACCTGAGGCTGAGCGCAAGTATTTGGCAGGGGTTACGGCACAGTACGAGTCAGAGGTGGTCTATCACCGCAACATTGAGGAACTGGAGCGGCAGGGCGTGATCTTCTGCGACATGGACACTGCCCTCAAAGAGTACCCAGACTTGGTCAAACAGTACTTTGGAAGGGTCATTCCTCCAAACGACAACAAGTTCGCTGCGCTTAACTCGGCGGTGTGGTCGGGAGGATCTTTTATTTACTGTCCAGAAGGCGTGAGCGTCGAAATGCCGCTTCAGGCCTATTTCAGGATCAATGCAGAGAACATGGGACAGTTCGAGAGAACGCTGATCATTGCTGAACCGGGCAGCTATGTCCACTACATTGAGGGATGTTCAGCTCCCATCTACTCGACTGACAGCCTTCATGCAGCTGTGGTCGAAATTATTGTGAAGCCCGGCGCCCGGGTTCGTTACACAACGATCCAGAACTGGTCCAACAACGTCTACAACCTAGTTACCAAGAGGGCTGCGGCTTACCAAGAGGCAACGATGGAGTGGATCGATGGCAACCTGGGGTCCAAGCTGACTATGAAGTACCCATCAGTGTACATGTTGGGCCCCAAAGCCCGCGGTGAGGTGCTCTCCATAGCGTTTGCAGGCAAGGGTCAGCATCAGGATGCCGGGGCCAAGATGGTCCATGCCGCCCCAGAGACCTCCAGTCAGATCGTGTCTAAATCTATTTCTAAAGATGGCGGTCGAGCTGGGTACAGGGGTTTGGTAAGAGTTGAGAAGGGGGCGCACAAGGTCAAGAGCAACGTTCGTTGTGATGCGCTCATTCTCGATGAAAAAAGCCGTTCGGATACGTATCCGTATATTGAGTTCAGAGAGAAGGACGCTCAAATCGGGCACGAGGCAACGGTATCTAAGGTGGGCGAAGATCAGCTGTTCTACCTTATGAACCGAGGTCTCCCAGAAAACGAGGCGATGTCGATGATCGTGAACGGCTTCATTGAGCCTGTCGCGAAGACCTTGCCCATGGAATACGCAGTCGAACTGTCGCGCCTCATTGAGCTGCAAATGGAAGGCTCGGTCGGCTGA
- the sufD gene encoding Fe-S cluster assembly protein SufD, producing MNVDFRLSADHGRELHRLQLDVPMPKGRRAALESFASLDLPSTEDELWRYTDVTFLGETVRSLPEGILDSRNYAEPEPLHSGSRSDALGEIASRTGADEGVILDLAHLSGILALRDGVPGPLLISENLLRNRAVIRAIPPTEDPDHPLWFELVSPTQDKFTSLVAAFGVDLLIDIPDGVVIEEPLVVSVSVTHMGQAKVVPLHITLKLGENSKIPLFVHYSGTGPSDGEPSLLLPVTEVSVGEGSKLSYVVLQELEHSVCNIETSRVSLGRDAWLSSTVVSLGARLSRHRVETAMAGENSQSEMLGIYFGNSDQHLDLRTLQDHQAPRTVSDLLYKGAVEDDAKAVYAGLVRVEKDAQKINGFQTNKNLVLSEGASAESIPNLEILANDVRCSHASSIGPVDEEEVYYLQSRGIDPDLAEELIVEGFFEEVIERIPSGMTAERIRKEVSEKFASRESR from the coding sequence GTGAACGTAGACTTTCGACTCTCGGCCGATCATGGCCGAGAATTGCACCGACTTCAACTTGATGTTCCAATGCCTAAGGGCCGTCGCGCGGCCTTGGAGAGCTTCGCCTCTTTGGACCTACCGTCTACAGAAGACGAACTTTGGCGGTATACCGATGTGACGTTTCTGGGCGAGACAGTAAGGAGTCTGCCAGAGGGGATTTTGGATTCTAGAAACTACGCTGAGCCCGAGCCGCTTCACTCTGGATCTAGGTCAGACGCATTGGGAGAGATCGCAAGCCGCACTGGCGCCGACGAGGGTGTAATTCTAGATCTTGCCCACCTGTCGGGCATTTTAGCCCTTAGAGACGGCGTGCCTGGCCCGTTGTTGATTTCAGAGAATCTCCTACGCAACCGAGCAGTTATCAGAGCGATTCCACCGACGGAGGATCCCGATCACCCTCTCTGGTTCGAGCTGGTTTCGCCTACTCAGGACAAGTTCACTTCTTTGGTCGCTGCCTTTGGGGTCGATCTACTCATAGACATTCCTGACGGTGTAGTAATTGAGGAGCCGTTGGTAGTTTCAGTTTCTGTGACGCACATGGGGCAGGCTAAGGTTGTGCCGTTGCACATCACTCTCAAGCTGGGTGAGAACTCTAAGATCCCTCTGTTCGTTCACTACTCGGGAACTGGACCATCGGACGGAGAACCGTCACTACTCCTTCCGGTAACCGAGGTGAGCGTAGGAGAAGGTTCCAAGCTTTCATACGTCGTCTTGCAAGAACTGGAGCACTCCGTGTGCAACATAGAGACTTCCCGTGTGAGCCTGGGCCGCGATGCTTGGCTCTCTTCTACGGTGGTGTCCCTTGGCGCACGGCTTTCGCGGCATCGCGTAGAAACAGCGATGGCGGGAGAAAACTCTCAATCAGAGATGTTGGGTATCTACTTTGGAAATAGCGATCAACACCTCGACCTCCGGACGCTCCAGGATCACCAAGCGCCTAGGACTGTAAGCGATCTTCTATACAAGGGTGCGGTAGAGGACGACGCTAAGGCCGTCTATGCCGGCTTGGTACGAGTAGAGAAGGACGCTCAGAAGATCAACGGATTCCAGACCAACAAAAATCTTGTTCTGTCAGAGGGAGCATCTGCAGAGTCAATTCCGAATCTTGAAATTCTCGCTAACGACGTCAGGTGCTCCCATGCCTCCTCTATCGGGCCTGTCGACGAAGAGGAGGTCTATTACCTTCAAAGCAGGGGAATCGACCCTGATTTGGCTGAGGAGCTTATTGTGGAGGGCTTTTTTGAAGAGGTAATTGAAAGAATTCCCTCCGGAATGACTGCAGAGAGGATTAGGAAGGAAGTGTCAGAGAAGTTTGCTTCTAGGGAGTCGAGATGA
- a CDS encoding (2Fe-2S)-binding protein: protein MSEASDSGKIVRLAASSEVEEGSGKMFEVGNKKIAVFRFQGRLYCIDDTCTHEDESLSQGEIIPEECAVECPKHGSLFSLATGEALTLPATIPVAIYPVEERGGEIFVRIGDE, encoded by the coding sequence ATGAGTGAGGCTTCTGATTCAGGCAAGATCGTAAGGCTGGCAGCTTCCTCAGAAGTCGAAGAAGGTTCCGGAAAGATGTTCGAAGTTGGGAACAAAAAGATTGCGGTATTTCGCTTCCAGGGGCGCCTTTACTGTATAGACGACACTTGCACCCACGAAGACGAAAGTCTTTCTCAAGGGGAAATAATTCCCGAGGAGTGCGCCGTGGAGTGTCCCAAGCATGGTTCCTTGTTCAGCTTAGCCACCGGCGAAGCACTAACTTTGCCAGCGACAATCCCTGTTGCGATCTACCCAGTCGAAGAGCGCGGCGGAGAGATTTTTGTGAGGATCGGTGATGAGTAA
- the sufC gene encoding Fe-S cluster assembly ATPase SufC, translating into MSKPPALLLDGIRGGPGGREIVAGVSLEVGPGEIHALMGPNGSGKTTLVHLLMGKPGYELLGGDIYVGGERITGLATYERARKGLFVGFQYPTSLPGIRLARVVGAAKGNGQYLEELIEKEAKHLRLDTSLLQRGLNTDFSGGEKKRAEILQLQLLEPKAAVLDEIDSGLDIDGLKLVASGIEAAAERGTGILLITHYQRILEHVVPSRVHVMIAGKIVRSGGPELASELEESGYDFESKTQS; encoded by the coding sequence ATGAGTAAGCCCCCGGCGCTCCTTTTAGACGGTATTCGCGGTGGTCCTGGAGGTCGGGAGATTGTCGCCGGGGTGAGCCTTGAGGTAGGGCCTGGCGAGATCCATGCCCTCATGGGTCCCAATGGGTCTGGCAAGACCACACTCGTTCATCTGTTGATGGGTAAGCCTGGATACGAGCTCTTAGGCGGTGATATTTACGTCGGAGGCGAGAGAATTACAGGTTTAGCTACGTATGAACGAGCTCGAAAGGGACTGTTCGTTGGCTTTCAGTATCCTACGAGTCTTCCAGGGATTCGTCTAGCACGGGTTGTGGGTGCTGCGAAAGGAAATGGGCAATACCTTGAAGAACTAATAGAGAAGGAAGCTAAACATCTTCGCCTTGATACTTCGCTTCTACAAAGGGGCCTCAATACTGACTTTAGCGGCGGAGAAAAAAAGCGTGCAGAGATCCTTCAGCTTCAGCTTCTCGAGCCGAAAGCCGCGGTTTTAGACGAAATAGACTCAGGGTTGGACATAGACGGTCTTAAACTCGTCGCATCTGGGATCGAGGCCGCGGCAGAAAGAGGTACCGGAATACTTCTTATTACGCATTATCAGAGGATCTTAGAGCATGTCGTTCCAAGCCGTGTGCACGTGATGATTGCGGGAAAGATTGTCCGTTCTGGCGGTCCTGAGCTGGCCTCCGAGCTTGAAGAGAGCGGCTACGACTTCGAATCAAAGACACAGTCGTAG